One bacterium genomic window carries:
- a CDS encoding glutamate racemase, whose product MSDDRPIGVFDSGIGGLTVVHELLKQLPGESIVYFGDTARVPYGSKSPDVVKKFGLQDILFLLQQNVKVVIAACHTVSSVALDDLNRIFHLPILGVVDPGVKAASESTLNGKIGVIGTRGTIASKSYDLKLEQISDKISVFTQACPLFVPLAEEGWLDNEITEKIAEIYLRPLKEKGIDTLILGCTHYPLLKGVIRRVLGENVKIIDSAEETAKLVSRRLKILKMENSKNNKVQHKYFVSDIPHQFREIGERFLGRDIGFVTKVDIEGEVSDSAANAVKIVPAVKKN is encoded by the coding sequence ATGAGTGATGACAGGCCAATAGGAGTTTTTGATTCGGGAATAGGCGGGCTTACTGTTGTTCATGAATTATTAAAACAGCTTCCAGGGGAGAGTATTGTATATTTCGGAGATACTGCAAGGGTTCCTTATGGCTCCAAATCTCCTGATGTTGTAAAAAAATTCGGGCTTCAGGATATTCTGTTTTTATTACAGCAGAATGTAAAGGTTGTTATTGCTGCATGCCACACAGTGTCATCTGTTGCGCTTGATGATTTAAATCGGATATTCCATCTTCCGATTCTCGGGGTTGTGGATCCCGGAGTAAAGGCTGCTTCCGAATCTACGCTAAACGGGAAAATAGGTGTAATCGGCACAAGGGGAACAATTGCCAGTAAGTCCTATGATTTGAAGTTAGAACAGATATCTGATAAAATTTCAGTATTCACTCAAGCGTGCCCTTTGTTTGTCCCCCTCGCTGAAGAGGGTTGGCTTGATAATGAAATTACAGAAAAAATAGCAGAAATTTATCTTAGGCCTTTAAAAGAAAAAGGTATTGATACTCTTATCCTCGGGTGTACTCATTATCCTCTTTTAAAGGGTGTGATCAGAAGGGTGCTGGGGGAAAATGTAAAAATTATTGATTCAGCGGAGGAGACAGCGAAGCTTGTATCAAGAAGGCTCAAAATTCTCAAAATGGAAAACAGCAAAAATAATAAAGTACAGCATAAATATTTTGTAAGTGATATACCTCACCAATTTAGAGAAATCGGAGAGCGGTTTCTCGGCAGGGATATTGGCTTTGTAACAAAGGTTGATATTGAAGGCGAGGTGTCAGACAGTGCAGCAAATGCAGTAAAAATTGTACCTGCAGTTAAGAAAAATTAG
- a CDS encoding DivIVA domain-containing protein, whose amino-acid sequence MKLTPLEIKKQRFKQKVRGYDPVEVETFLEMVADEYETVVAEKTKLAAEVSKLRVQLSDYRQVEKTLQETLMNAQENVNQSRENSKREAEIMLREAELKSEKILDEAREKLDRMKNEVSILKAQKESFAKRLKHLLESQIELIKVLEIDDDFGRKEAGQNTTFRPAAQSNIKRE is encoded by the coding sequence TTGAAATTAACTCCTCTTGAAATTAAGAAACAACGTTTTAAGCAGAAAGTCAGAGGATATGATCCGGTAGAGGTGGAAACCTTTCTCGAGATGGTAGCAGACGAGTATGAAACTGTAGTCGCAGAAAAAACAAAACTTGCAGCAGAGGTGTCAAAACTTCGTGTTCAGCTTAGTGACTACAGGCAGGTTGAGAAGACATTGCAGGAAACCTTGATGAATGCTCAGGAGAATGTAAATCAATCCCGGGAAAATTCCAAGCGCGAAGCTGAGATTATGCTTAGAGAAGCAGAGTTGAAATCTGAGAAAATATTGGATGAAGCAAGAGAAAAATTAGACAGAATGAAGAATGAAGTGTCTATTCTTAAAGCACAGAAAGAATCTTTTGCTAAACGGCTAAAGCATCTGCTTGAGTCGCAGATTGAGCTTATAAAAGTGCTTGAGATTGATGATGATTTCGGCCGGAAAGAGGCAGGGCAAAATACAACATTCAGGCCAGCAGCACAGTCTAATATTAAAAGAGAGTAA
- the mtnP gene encoding S-methyl-5'-thioadenosine phosphorylase: MSVSTGIIGGSGLYQIENISDIKWIRIDTPFGETSDKFCIGKLFGKEIAFLPRHGRHHSLMPSEINYRANIWAMKSLGVERIISVSAVGSFREEILPRDIVLIDQFIDRTKGSTASTFFGDGIVAHISFSHPVCEDLRHLIYEAGQEEGDGARLHYGGTYLNMEGPAFSTRAESLLYKSWGADVIGMTNLYEARLAREAEICYASMAMVTDYDSWKENNPDASVSLEMVIENLIVNTETAKKIIKYVIKNMPEERSCSCRNALENAIITKPADIPLKTKERLSILIGKYI; the protein is encoded by the coding sequence ATGTCTGTGTCCACAGGAATTATAGGGGGCAGCGGGCTTTATCAGATAGAAAATATTTCCGATATCAAGTGGATTCGAATTGATACTCCATTTGGTGAAACTTCTGATAAATTCTGTATTGGTAAATTATTCGGGAAAGAAATTGCTTTTCTGCCGAGGCATGGAAGGCATCACTCCCTGATGCCTTCTGAAATAAATTACAGAGCAAATATATGGGCGATGAAGAGTCTTGGTGTAGAGCGTATTATTTCCGTATCAGCCGTGGGATCATTTAGAGAAGAAATACTGCCAAGGGATATTGTCCTGATTGACCAGTTTATTGACAGGACAAAGGGAAGTACAGCATCAACATTTTTCGGAGATGGTATTGTTGCACATATAAGTTTCTCTCATCCGGTTTGCGAGGATTTAAGGCATCTTATCTATGAAGCCGGACAGGAAGAAGGGGATGGTGCCAGGCTTCATTATGGCGGTACATACCTGAATATGGAAGGCCCTGCGTTTTCAACGCGTGCAGAATCTCTGCTTTATAAATCATGGGGCGCAGATGTAATCGGAATGACAAATCTGTATGAAGCGCGTCTTGCAAGAGAAGCAGAGATATGCTATGCATCTATGGCAATGGTCACGGATTATGACAGCTGGAAGGAAAATAATCCTGATGCTTCGGTTTCACTCGAAATGGTGATAGAAAATTTAATAGTAAACACGGAGACTGCAAAAAAAATAATCAAATATGTTATTAAAAATATGCCGGAAGAACGTTCGTGTTCATGCAGAAATGCACTTGAAAACGCAATAATTACAAAACCGGCTGACATTCCCTTAAAAACAAAAGAACGACTTTCTATTCTAATAGGTAAATACATATAA